From a region of the Helicobacter hepaticus ATCC 51449 genome:
- a CDS encoding ATP-binding protein: MKHYLDFISCKDLTNNSLFGFLKCNENEGKILQFMAKALLEGEMDFVVHILLAKVFPHKDTSSTQGEHSLAFLHHIRNLIELGWITQSSFLQPKLTDIALLELYNDNICLSHTFLKLLEDGTLNVDLPEITPYEDHLEYLKDRFAHIDLLHKMSGLKFSQKIDSPSLLRANYRLKLLEDTINSRLKLTTKDISIIKLIKEHHLEQKEQIIFFALLKEEYSSSDENLRDINALLELISLDEYDKIKHRSLLDENSNLVQKGLVDYDELLNPFGGISRTFFIPEEILQDIIHPNKKKKRAKISLDSIIKEQEIFELVEPKQSINDVILHSHTREILDNLLAQVNSNVISLLRLWGIKDKKKGIDAKILLYGAAGTGKTITALALAKSLKKQVLSFDCSKILSMYVGESEKNVRKIFDSYQEICKKIKNEPILLLDEADQFLSTRATSGNSADKMHNQMQNIFLEQIERFEGILIATTNLLENFDSAFSRRFNYKIEFKRPNKEQRIALWLKYLPKNADFGEDCKENLANALAEYNLSGGQIHLIVKNTAYKVATKKEPIFTQQDFITHIKAELSGNFDNAKSMGFRS, from the coding sequence ATGAAGCATTATCTTGATTTTATTTCGTGTAAAGATTTAACAAATAATAGCCTTTTTGGATTCCTTAAGTGTAATGAAAATGAAGGAAAAATTTTGCAATTTATGGCAAAAGCCTTGCTTGAGGGTGAAATGGATTTTGTCGTGCATATATTACTTGCTAAAGTCTTCCCACACAAAGACACCTCAAGCACACAAGGTGAGCATAGCCTTGCATTTTTGCATCATATTCGTAATCTTATTGAGTTAGGTTGGATTACTCAAAGCTCATTCTTACAGCCCAAACTTACCGATATTGCATTACTTGAGCTCTATAATGATAATATTTGTCTCTCACACACCTTTTTGAAACTCCTTGAAGATGGCACGCTTAATGTTGATTTGCCCGAAATCACTCCCTATGAAGACCACCTTGAATATCTCAAAGACCGCTTTGCGCATATTGATTTACTTCATAAAATGAGTGGGCTTAAATTTTCGCAAAAAATAGATTCTCCCTCTCTTTTACGTGCAAATTATCGCCTTAAGCTCCTTGAAGATACTATCAACTCACGCTTAAAGCTTACAACTAAAGATATTAGTATTATCAAGCTTATCAAAGAACATCACTTAGAACAAAAAGAACAGATTATCTTTTTTGCCCTGCTCAAAGAAGAATATTCAAGTAGTGATGAGAATTTACGCGATATAAATGCTTTACTTGAGCTCATTAGCCTTGATGAGTATGACAAAATCAAACATCGCTCTTTACTTGATGAAAATTCTAATCTTGTGCAAAAGGGCTTAGTGGATTATGATGAATTGCTTAATCCTTTTGGGGGCATATCACGCACATTTTTTATCCCAGAAGAAATACTTCAAGATATCATTCACCCTAACAAAAAAAAGAAACGCGCTAAAATCAGTCTTGATTCTATTATCAAAGAGCAAGAGATTTTTGAGCTTGTGGAGCCAAAACAAAGCATTAATGATGTGATTTTGCACTCTCACACGCGTGAGATTTTGGACAATCTCTTAGCTCAAGTCAATAGCAATGTAATTTCTCTGCTTAGACTTTGGGGGATAAAAGATAAGAAAAAGGGCATTGATGCAAAAATTCTTCTTTATGGTGCAGCTGGCACAGGTAAAACCATTACTGCTCTAGCTTTGGCTAAAAGCCTTAAAAAGCAAGTGTTAAGCTTTGATTGTTCAAAGATTCTCTCTATGTATGTGGGAGAATCCGAAAAAAATGTGCGCAAAATTTTTGATAGCTACCAAGAAATTTGCAAAAAAATTAAAAATGAGCCTATTTTGCTCCTTGATGAAGCTGACCAATTCCTTAGCACGCGCGCAACTAGTGGCAATAGTGCAGATAAAATGCACAACCAAATGCAAAATATTTTTTTAGAGCAAATTGAGCGATTTGAGGGCATTTTGATTGCAACAACCAATCTTTTAGAAAACTTTGATAGCGCATTCTCGCGGCGATTTAATTATAAAATTGAATTTAAACGACCAAATAAAGAGCAAAGAATCGCTCTATGGCTTAAATATCTGCCAAAAAATGCAGATTTTGGAGAAGATTGCAAAGAAAATCTTGCCAATGCACTTGCAGAATATAACTTAAGTGGAGGACAGATTCACCTTATTGTTAAAAATACCGCTTATAAAGTCGCCACAAAAAAAGAGCCTATTTTCACACAACAAGATTTTATCACACATATCAAGGCTGAGCTTAGCGGAAATTTTGATAATGCTAAGAGTATGGGCTTTAGAAGTTAA
- a CDS encoding extracellular solute-binding protein, with the protein MNADTLHAQRKTHALSIYGTLKYPQNFTHFDYANPNAPKGGALKGFALGTFDSLNPFVQKGNAAAELSTLVYNTLTIQSLDEPFSEYGLIADSMTRGRDYIIFHINPKAKFSDGVKVSAKDVAFSFETLMQKGKIEFKRYYADVKSVKVLSESEVAFYFKNDSNKELPLILGQLPILPAHIYLKEGKNTFGENPLQIPIGSGAYRVKKFDIGRSIIYERNPHYWAQNHPTQKGAYNFDEVIIEYYKDPSVAQNAFLAGEYDYRIESSAKVWANDYEGKAKKEGKIILQSFKHQLPSTFQGFFFNTRNPLFADIRVREALLYAFDFEWSNKNLFFNQYERTKHIFNNSPFASSGIPTGREKEILEEYKFKLNPRIFTQSYIIPRTDGAKVRGENLRENLKYARDLLKSAGFYIKNGTLYTPQGKPFTFEILISYEAFERICLPFVKNLQKLGITATIKKVDDSQYINRVRHFKYDMVIELLGQSLFPGNEQNYYWSSAVADTSGSKNFAGVKDAVVDDLIQRLLNATNEKERIAIGRAMDRILLWGFYAIPHFNLPAFRVAYWRKIEMPTITPPYGIDPYLWWARDTKMNPTKKPKS; encoded by the coding sequence ATGAACGCGGATACTTTGCACGCACAAAGAAAAACGCACGCTCTTAGCATTTATGGCACACTCAAATATCCTCAAAACTTCACACATTTTGACTATGCTAATCCTAATGCTCCAAAAGGTGGCGCACTCAAAGGCTTTGCTCTTGGCACTTTTGATAGCCTCAATCCCTTTGTGCAAAAGGGCAATGCGGCTGCGGAGCTTAGCACACTTGTGTATAACACACTTACCATTCAAAGCCTAGATGAGCCTTTTAGCGAATATGGGCTAATTGCAGATTCTATGACAAGGGGGAGAGATTACATTATCTTTCATATCAACCCAAAGGCAAAATTTAGTGATGGTGTAAAGGTGAGCGCAAAAGATGTCGCATTTAGCTTTGAGACGCTAATGCAAAAGGGCAAGATAGAGTTTAAACGCTACTATGCTGATGTCAAAAGCGTCAAAGTGCTAAGTGAGAGCGAAGTGGCATTTTATTTTAAAAATGATTCTAACAAAGAGCTACCTTTAATCTTAGGGCAACTCCCTATTTTACCTGCTCATATTTATCTTAAAGAGGGCAAAAATACTTTTGGTGAGAATCCACTTCAAATCCCCATAGGAAGCGGCGCATATAGAGTGAAAAAATTTGATATAGGGCGCAGTATCATTTATGAACGCAACCCTCACTATTGGGCGCAAAATCACCCTACACAAAAGGGGGCATATAACTTTGATGAAGTCATTATAGAATATTATAAAGACCCTTCTGTGGCGCAAAATGCCTTCCTTGCTGGAGAATACGACTATCGCATAGAATCTTCAGCAAAAGTGTGGGCAAACGACTATGAGGGCAAGGCAAAAAAAGAGGGAAAAATCATTTTACAGAGCTTTAAACATCAGCTTCCAAGCACATTTCAAGGCTTTTTTTTCAATACGAGAAATCCTCTTTTTGCCGATATAAGAGTGCGGGAAGCCCTACTTTATGCGTTTGATTTTGAATGGAGTAATAAAAATTTATTTTTTAATCAATATGAACGCACGAAACATATTTTTAATAACTCCCCTTTTGCTTCCTCTGGCATTCCCACAGGCAGGGAAAAAGAGATTTTGGAAGAATATAAATTTAAGCTTAATCCTAGAATCTTTACCCAAAGCTATATTATCCCCCGCACAGATGGAGCAAAAGTGCGTGGGGAAAATTTAAGAGAGAATCTCAAATACGCAAGAGATTTACTTAAAAGTGCGGGATTTTATATTAAAAATGGCACACTTTATACGCCGCAAGGCAAACCTTTTACTTTTGAAATTCTTATATCGTATGAAGCTTTTGAGCGTATTTGCTTGCCTTTTGTAAAAAATCTCCAAAAGCTTGGCATTACTGCTACGATTAAAAAAGTAGATGATTCACAATATATTAATCGTGTGCGGCATTTCAAATATGATATGGTCATTGAGCTTTTAGGGCAAAGCCTTTTTCCGGGCAATGAGCAAAATTACTATTGGAGCTCTGCAGTGGCAGATACAAGTGGGAGTAAAAATTTTGCAGGCGTAAAAGATGCTGTGGTAGATGATTTAATTCAAAGATTATTAAATGCTACGAATGAAAAAGAGCGTATAGCCATTGGCAGAGCAATGGATAGAATCTTGCTTTGGGGATTCTATGCTATCCCACATTTTAACCTCCCTGCTTTTCGTGTGGCATATTGGCGCAAAATTGAAATGCCAACCATTACCCCACCTTATGGCATTGACCCATATTTATGGTGGGCGAGAGATACAAAAATGAATCCTACTAAGAAGCCAAAAAGCTAG